The following proteins come from a genomic window of Lytechinus pictus isolate F3 Inbred chromosome 1, Lp3.0, whole genome shotgun sequence:
- the LOC129269444 gene encoding cholinesterase 1-like, which translates to MSSAFTHFVTVVMALFIRNSASSVDVDQPIVKTSTATFFGKRLDLQPNQLPVDYHGSVSAFTRIPYAEPPVGQLRFTSSIAKVIQGDFDATRPSVVCPQPRNEIWVVETEQSEDCLSLDVFVPNPKPQNAAVMMWIHGGGYHIGRGSFPGQLPVPLVAFNDVIVVTINYRLGALGFMTTGDGSIPANIGLLDQRQALIWIQDNIEAFGGDPTRVTIFGESAGSASVNFHVLSTMSAGLFSGAIMQSGASTLTWSHHSKLADAVRMSFNIGKAVGCDVKTTSQLVRCLRRIPVEDFIELEGISRINSDFFVRPVADGQFLPDDPIKMASKGRFNQVDVMIGCMADEGSIFTIPYMKGQEGTTPHPVNHSEFRQTIAVTLGTDDPMTLDLAEQLYASPEELSKADANFVSHVTALFGQAMFLCPTFDLSMDLSRAGRNVYPYLMSHVPSFSIWGSKYDWLGAAHAEDIAYVFGSPFLSNSNDDHTEITGRFGNDEDVEMSLQIMRYWSNFAKTGNPNLSTDGKEAGSKYPTWSRYTPSAPSYKEFTPTFENREGTPNSKECYFIKNLVPNLITNAEEMAHLRSLLEDKVREDSTESCHTQQSCPEQ; encoded by the exons atgtcttctgCTTTTACCCATTTCGTGACCGTCGTCATGGCGTTGTTCATACGAAACTCGGCGTCTTCCGTCGATGTTGACCAGCCGATCGTGAAAACCTCAACAGCGACTTTCTTTGGAAAGCGACTCGATCTACAACCTAATCAGCTTCCAGTCGACTACCACGGCAGTGTATCAGCTTTTACACGGATTCCATACGCTGAACCACCTGTAGGTCAACTCCGATTCACAAGCTCCATTGCCAAGGTCATCCAGGGAGATTTTGACGCAACTAGACCTTCTGTAGTATGTCCACAGCCAAGGAATGAGATCTGGGTGGTCGAGACAGAGCAGTCGGAAGACTGTCTTTCTCTCGATGTATTCGTCCCCAATCCAAAG CCCCAAAATGCAGCAGTAATGATGTGGATACACGGTGGTGGATACCATATCGGACGTGGATCTTTTCCAGGTCAGCTCCCCGTCCCTTTAGTTGCTTTTAATGACGTCATCGTGGTCACTATAAACTACAGACTAGGGGCACTAGGATTCATGACTACCG GTGATGGTTCGATACCAGCAAACATTGGCCTCTTAGACCAAAGACAAGCTCTTATCTGGATTCAAGATAATATTGAAG CTTTCGGAGGTGACCCAACCAGGGTGACAATCTTTGGGGAGAGCGCCGGGTCAGCCAGTGTCAACTTTCACGTACTGTCTACAATGAGTGCTGGGCTCTTCTCGGGAGCTATCATGCAG AGTGGAGCTTCCACCCTAACTTGGAGCCATCACTCTAAATTGGCGGATGCGGTTCGTATGAGCTTTAATATCGGTAAAGCCGTTGGTTGCGACGTTAAAACCACCAGTCAACTCGTACGTTGTCTCCGACGCATACCTGTTGAGGATTTTATTGAGTTAGAAGGG ATTTCGCGGATCAATAGCGATTTTTTTGTACGCCCTGTGGCCGATGGTCAATTCTTGCCTGATGACCCAATCAAGATGGCATCGAAAGGAAGATTTAATCAAGTGGATGTGATGATCGGCTGCATGGCG GACGAAGGATCTATCTTCACAATTCCTTACATGAAGGGACAAGAAGGAACTACACCACATCCTGTGAACCACTCTGAATTTCGTCAGACTATTGCAGTGACTCTCGGCACGGATGACCCAATGACTCTCGATTTAGCTGAACAACTCTATGCATCACCAGAGGAG TTGTCCAAAGCCGATGCCAACTTCGTATCACATGTCACCGCACTGTTTGGTCAGGCCATGTTCCTCTGTCCGACCTTCGATCTCTCTATGGACCTTTCTAGGGCAGGAAGGAACGTCTACCCGTATCTAATGTCACACGTCCCTTCCTTCTCAATATGGGGCAGCAAGTATGACTGGCTAGGTGCCGCCCATGCTGAAGACATTGCCTACGTTTTCGGTTCACCTTTCCTGAGCAATTCCAACGACGACCACACGGAAATTACTGGTCGATTCGGAAACGACGAAGATGTCGAGATGTCGCTTCAGATCATGAGATACTGGTCCAACTTTGCAAAAACAGG GAATCCAAATTTATCAACCGATGGCAAAGAAGCAGGCTCGAAGTATCCGACTTGGTCCAGATACACCCCATCAGCACCTAGCTACAAAGAATTTACTCCTACATTCGAGAACCGTGAAGGAACACCGAATTCAAAGGAATGCTACTTCATCAAGAACCTGGTCCCAAATCTCATCACCAACGCAG AAGAGATGGCCCACCTGAGATCTCTATTGGAAGACAAGGTCAGAGAAGACAGTACTGAATCTTGTCATACCCAACAGTCATGCCCAGAACAATGA